In a single window of the Litorilituus sediminis genome:
- a CDS encoding DUF1285 domain-containing protein yields the protein MSLEKISQQLANQSQKLPPVESWYPPYCGEIDIEIKANGDWFYSGTIFKRMSLVKLFASVLIREEGQHNDDYFLVTPVEKVKIKVVDAPFVLTQWQWDENKENMIVQTNLADEFVLDAQHPLIVTEQGDLYVTVRRNLLAKVHRNVYYQWVEAATEVSTEKGTELMLSSANCQFSLGVID from the coding sequence ATGTCATTAGAAAAAATTAGTCAGCAACTTGCTAACCAGTCACAAAAGTTGCCACCTGTTGAGTCATGGTACCCTCCGTATTGCGGAGAGATTGATATCGAAATCAAAGCCAATGGGGATTGGTTCTATAGCGGTACTATTTTTAAGCGTATGTCATTAGTTAAATTATTTGCTTCTGTGCTTATTAGAGAAGAAGGTCAGCATAACGATGACTATTTTTTAGTGACGCCAGTCGAGAAAGTCAAAATTAAAGTGGTTGATGCCCCCTTTGTGCTAACTCAATGGCAATGGGATGAAAACAAAGAAAATATGATAGTACAAACAAATTTAGCTGATGAGTTTGTGCTTGATGCTCAGCACCCTTTAATTGTTACAGAGCAGGGCGATTTATACGTTACGGTTAGGCGTAATTTACTGGCAAAAGTACATCGTAATGTCTATTACCAGTGGGTAGAAGCAGCAACAGAAGTTAGCACGGAAAAAGGCACAGAATTAATGCTTAGTAGTGCTAACTGTCAATTTTCTCTTGGCGTTATAGATTAA
- a CDS encoding HesA/MoeB/ThiF family protein: MLTTQEQLKYSRQVMLNKIGEQGQLALRNAKVLILGVGGLGNPASLYLAAAGVGTLYLADGDNIEVSNLPRQILFNEQDIDSNKADTAAEKLSEQFPDTSIEAIDDMLDKELCDYYLPQVDLVLDCSDNIQTRYLINQACIEHKVPLVVGAATGFDGQQLTVDPRDETSACYHCLFPASEKAPANNCQTIGIIGPVLAMVAGMQALQAIKLLTGNNAQINQLNLLDGLANRWQQFTMKKQANCSVCGH, from the coding sequence GTGCTTACCACACAAGAACAACTGAAATACTCCCGCCAAGTAATGCTCAACAAAATTGGCGAACAAGGGCAATTAGCTTTACGTAATGCCAAAGTACTTATTCTTGGTGTTGGCGGCTTAGGTAACCCCGCCAGCTTATACCTTGCTGCCGCAGGAGTTGGCACCTTATATCTTGCTGATGGTGATAATATTGAAGTGAGTAATCTGCCAAGGCAAATTCTATTTAATGAGCAAGATATTGATAGCAATAAAGCCGATACTGCCGCAGAAAAACTCAGTGAGCAATTTCCAGATACAAGCATTGAAGCCATAGATGATATGCTAGATAAAGAGCTATGCGATTACTATTTGCCGCAAGTTGATTTGGTTTTAGATTGCTCTGACAATATTCAAACGCGCTACCTTATTAACCAAGCCTGTATCGAGCATAAAGTCCCTTTAGTTGTTGGTGCTGCTACAGGCTTTGACGGCCAACAACTTACTGTAGACCCTAGAGATGAAACAAGTGCTTGCTATCACTGTCTGTTTCCCGCCAGTGAAAAAGCGCCAGCCAATAATTGCCAAACCATAGGTATTATTGGCCCGGTACTCGCCATGGTTGCAGGCATGCAAGCACTGCAAGCCATTAAGTTATTAACCGGCAATAATGCGCAAATTAATCAATTAAATTTGTTAGATGGCTTAGCTAACCGCTGGCAACAATTTACCATGAAAAAACAAGCTAATTGCAGCGTGTGTGGTCATTAG
- the moaE gene encoding molybdopterin synthase catalytic subunit MoaE: protein MAQVESMEISIQTHDFNLSEEVALLEQDNAIDGAVVTFTGRVRNQNNGNHVTGLTLEHYPGMTEKSLAKIIAIAKERWNIGRVKVIHRIGELNIGEQIVFVGVTSKHRQDAFAANEFIMDYLKVQAPFWKKERTNKGEMWLDAKDSDQNKAQQWD, encoded by the coding sequence ATGGCACAAGTTGAAAGTATGGAAATATCTATTCAAACACATGACTTTAACTTAAGTGAAGAAGTCGCCTTACTAGAACAAGACAACGCTATTGACGGCGCCGTAGTAACCTTTACCGGCAGAGTCAGAAACCAAAATAATGGTAATCATGTTACTGGGCTGACGCTAGAACATTACCCTGGCATGACGGAAAAGTCCCTTGCTAAGATTATTGCCATAGCAAAAGAGCGCTGGAATATTGGTCGCGTTAAAGTGATTCATCGTATTGGCGAACTTAATATTGGTGAACAAATTGTTTTTGTTGGTGTCACCAGCAAACACAGACAAGATGCCTTTGCCGCCAATGAATTCATTATGGATTATTTAAAAGTACAAGCGCCATTTTGGAAAAAAGAACGCACCAATAAGGGCGAAATGTGGCTAGATGCTAAAGACAGCGATCAAAATAAAGCCCAGCAATGGGATTAA
- the moaD gene encoding molybdopterin synthase sulfur carrier subunit — MIKVVFFAALREQLNCDELSLDSADIATIADVKQQLVAKGELWQQVLNNGSLLCAVNHDMVDSNHSVKAGDEVAFFPPVTGG, encoded by the coding sequence ATGATTAAAGTAGTTTTTTTTGCAGCACTTCGAGAGCAACTTAACTGTGATGAGTTATCTCTTGATAGCGCTGATATAGCAACCATTGCCGATGTTAAACAACAGCTCGTAGCTAAAGGCGAATTGTGGCAGCAAGTGCTTAATAACGGCTCGCTACTTTGTGCCGTTAACCACGATATGGTAGATAGCAATCATAGTGTTAAAGCAGGTGATGAAGTGGCTTTTTTCCCTCCGGTAACTGGTGGTTAA
- the moaC gene encoding cyclic pyranopterin monophosphate synthase MoaC, giving the protein MTQAKQTPELSHLNQQGEANMVDVTEKAMTSRTATAQGFIKMNDETFALITTGKHKKGDVFAVARIAGIQAAKQCSNLIPLCHPLMLSKVQVDFTLDEENNQVKVTSLCRLTGQTGVEMEALTAVSVACLTLFDMCKAADPAMEIHGIKVLSKEGGKSGSWQANNS; this is encoded by the coding sequence ATGACGCAAGCAAAGCAAACTCCTGAGCTAAGCCACCTTAATCAACAAGGTGAAGCGAACATGGTTGACGTTACCGAAAAAGCCATGACATCACGCACTGCAACAGCGCAAGGTTTTATCAAAATGAATGACGAAACCTTTGCCTTAATTACCACAGGTAAACATAAAAAAGGTGATGTATTTGCCGTCGCTCGCATTGCAGGTATTCAAGCGGCGAAGCAATGTAGTAACTTAATTCCGCTATGTCACCCGTTAATGCTCAGCAAGGTACAGGTAGATTTCACCCTTGATGAAGAAAATAACCAGGTAAAGGTTACTAGCTTATGTCGTCTTACTGGGCAAACCGGCGTAGAAATGGAAGCATTAACAGCCGTTTCAGTAGCCTGTTTAACCTTGTTTGATATGTGTAAAGCCGCTGATCCTGCCATGGAAATTCACGGCATTAAGGTATTAAGCAAAGAAGGTGGTAAGTCAGGTAGCTGGCAAGCCAACAACTCATAG
- the moaB gene encoding molybdenum cofactor biosynthesis protein B, producing the protein MSAHGGKSFIPLNIAVLTVSDTRTEANDTSGQALVERLTETGHKLAEKAIVKDDVYQLRAIVSKWIADENINAIISTGGTGFTERDNTPEALMPLFDKAVEGFGEVFRHVSLSEIGTSTIQSRAFGGIANKTVVLCVPGSTNACKTAWDKVIKEQLDASHRPCNFVPHLNISAEQCETRN; encoded by the coding sequence ATGTCAGCACATGGTGGCAAATCATTTATTCCATTAAACATTGCGGTACTTACCGTATCAGACACACGTACAGAAGCAAACGACACTTCAGGGCAAGCCTTGGTTGAGCGCTTAACTGAAACGGGTCATAAGCTTGCTGAAAAAGCCATTGTAAAAGATGATGTCTACCAATTGCGCGCTATTGTCTCAAAATGGATTGCAGACGAGAACATCAACGCTATTATCTCAACTGGTGGTACTGGCTTTACTGAACGCGATAACACGCCAGAAGCACTAATGCCGCTATTTGATAAAGCCGTTGAAGGCTTTGGTGAAGTATTTCGTCATGTGTCGTTAAGTGAAATTGGTACATCTACCATACAATCTCGCGCTTTTGGCGGCATAGCGAATAAAACAGTGGTGTTATGTGTACCAGGCTCAACCAATGCCTGTAAAACCGCCTGGGACAAAGTAATTAAAGAGCAACTTGATGCCAGTCATCGTCCTTGTAACTTCGTACCACACTTAAATATTAGCGCTGAGCAATGTGAGACTCGAAACTAA
- the mobA gene encoding molybdenum cofactor guanylyltransferase encodes MSFSHTHCLGVVLAGGLSSRMGQDKAQLLRQKQAMLDFSKQLLIDSGITDVVVSGNSHDIPDVVPQAGPVGGIYSVLSHYSQQDKPKALLILPVDLPLMTATALEKLRLAGELSQKATYFTDSQGDAHNIPLYLPNSALLELFLAKAFTQTGCEESQIKSKKFGPSIKALLKNIPSQSLPVSKRFAQTNILFNSNTPQDWQQAQQCFNQLSM; translated from the coding sequence ATGAGCTTTTCCCATACTCATTGCTTAGGCGTTGTCCTTGCTGGTGGTTTATCTTCTCGTATGGGGCAAGATAAAGCGCAATTGCTTAGACAAAAACAAGCCATGCTCGATTTTTCCAAGCAGTTGCTTATCGACTCAGGCATTACTGATGTAGTGGTTAGTGGTAATAGTCATGATATTCCAGATGTAGTGCCACAAGCAGGCCCCGTTGGCGGTATTTACAGTGTGTTATCGCACTATAGCCAACAAGATAAACCTAAAGCTTTACTGATTTTACCAGTAGATTTGCCACTAATGACGGCAACAGCACTAGAAAAACTGCGCTTAGCAGGTGAGCTTAGCCAAAAAGCCACTTATTTTACAGATAGCCAAGGTGATGCCCATAACATTCCCTTGTATTTACCGAATAGCGCCCTGCTTGAACTTTTTTTAGCTAAAGCATTTACGCAAACGGGCTGTGAAGAGAGTCAAATAAAAAGTAAAAAGTTTGGCCCTTCTATCAAAGCGCTACTGAAAAATATTCCCAGCCAAAGCCTGCCTGTCAGCAAGCGTTTTGCGCAAACTAACATTTTATTTAACAGCAATACTCCGCAAGATTGGCAACAAGCACAGCAGTGTTTTAACCAACTTAGCATGTAA
- the moaA gene encoding GTP 3',8-cyclase MoaA, producing the protein MLTDNFGRRFSYLRLSITDVCNFRCNYCLPDGYECDQPRDFLSLAEITRLSKAFAQLGTEKIRITGGEPALRKDLPEIINICKSTAGIKKVALTSNGFKLPEHLPQWLDAGIDAINISIDSLDPRQFHAITGHDKLQTILKGIDMALADGSTQLKVNTVLMREYSGKDIQSYLDWIKDTPITLRFIELMQTGDNQEFFDAQHVQGSRIKQNLILDGWLPVIQNKSAGPAQEFYHPDYQGKIGLIMPYSKDFCHSCNRLRVSSSGKLHLCLFGDQGLSLREQLQQDDLVPLQERIVSLLGDKKATHFLHEKLTGATKHLAMLGG; encoded by the coding sequence ATGTTAACAGATAACTTTGGTCGTAGGTTTAGTTACCTACGTCTGTCTATTACCGATGTATGCAACTTCCGTTGTAATTATTGCCTACCTGATGGCTACGAATGTGATCAGCCGCGCGATTTTTTATCTTTGGCTGAGATTACCCGTTTAAGCAAAGCGTTTGCCCAACTAGGCACGGAAAAAATCCGTATAACGGGCGGCGAACCGGCGCTTCGCAAAGATCTACCTGAAATTATTAATATCTGTAAAAGTACCGCAGGTATTAAAAAAGTTGCTTTAACCTCAAATGGCTTTAAGTTGCCAGAGCATTTGCCACAATGGTTAGATGCCGGCATTGATGCCATCAACATCAGTATTGACAGTTTAGACCCTAGACAATTTCACGCCATTACTGGTCATGATAAGTTACAAACCATTTTAAAAGGCATTGATATGGCTTTAGCTGATGGCAGTACTCAACTTAAAGTGAATACGGTATTAATGCGTGAATACAGCGGTAAAGATATTCAATCATACTTAGACTGGATAAAAGACACACCGATCACTTTGCGCTTTATAGAATTAATGCAAACTGGTGATAATCAGGAATTTTTTGACGCGCAGCATGTTCAAGGCTCTCGTATTAAGCAAAACCTGATATTAGATGGCTGGTTACCTGTTATTCAGAATAAATCAGCAGGCCCTGCACAAGAATTTTACCATCCTGATTACCAAGGCAAGATTGGTCTGATCATGCCATATTCCAAAGACTTTTGTCATAGTTGTAACCGCCTGCGCGTTAGCTCTAGCGGCAAATTACATTTATGTTTATTTGGTGATCAAGGCTTATCATTAAGGGAGCAACTTCAGCAAGATGACTTAGTTCCTTTACAAGAGCGCATTGTTTCTTTGTTGGGTGATAAAAAAGCAACACATTTTCTTCATGAAAAACTAACAGGTGCGACTAAGCACTTAGCCATGCTAGGTGGATAA
- the moeA gene encoding molybdopterin molybdotransferase MoeA: MSDCCSAPGLLPFENALARMLEQITPITETIELPIKDALNYVLADKVLSPLNVPPHDNSAMDGYAFSLASLAKSKTLTLVGRSMAGSPYQGDCQPGECIRIMTGAKMPDCCDSVEMQENCQVDGEQITFLKDKQLGSHVRKAGEDIQINQQVLEKGHRISAVDIGVLASLGVATVTVYRKLKVALIATGDELKLPGQALSEGDIYESNSFVLSAMLEKLHVDVIDFGIIKDDLAAITDVFVSADKQADAVISSGGVSVGDADYTKTVLDELGEIGFWKIAMKPGKPFAFGKLANSVFFGLPGNPVSALVTFHQLALVALTKMQNAKPLTRTSLQVKCVSDLRKSPGRMDFQRGILSVNEQGETVVASTGSQGSGILSSLAQANCFIVLASEQGHVSAGETVSVQLFDHYLH; encoded by the coding sequence ATGTCTGATTGTTGTTCAGCCCCAGGCTTGTTGCCTTTTGAAAATGCTTTAGCGCGTATGCTTGAGCAAATTACGCCGATTACAGAAACCATAGAATTACCCATTAAAGACGCCTTAAATTATGTGTTGGCAGATAAGGTATTAAGCCCATTAAATGTGCCGCCACATGATAATTCGGCAATGGATGGTTATGCGTTTTCACTGGCTAGCTTAGCAAAGAGTAAAACATTGACTCTCGTTGGTCGCTCAATGGCTGGCTCGCCGTATCAGGGAGACTGTCAGCCGGGTGAATGTATTCGCATTATGACAGGGGCGAAAATGCCTGATTGCTGTGATAGCGTGGAAATGCAGGAAAACTGTCAGGTCGATGGTGAGCAAATAACTTTTCTAAAAGACAAGCAACTTGGCTCTCATGTGCGCAAAGCTGGTGAAGATATTCAAATAAACCAGCAAGTGCTAGAAAAGGGCCATAGAATTAGCGCCGTTGATATTGGTGTTTTAGCTTCGCTAGGTGTTGCCACCGTAACAGTTTATCGTAAATTAAAAGTCGCTTTAATTGCTACGGGTGATGAATTAAAGCTGCCTGGGCAAGCGCTTAGCGAAGGCGATATTTATGAAAGTAACAGTTTTGTGCTTTCAGCCATGTTAGAAAAATTACATGTTGATGTGATTGATTTTGGCATTATTAAAGATGATTTAGCAGCAATTACTGACGTCTTTGTTAGTGCTGATAAACAAGCTGATGCGGTTATTTCTTCAGGTGGCGTTTCTGTTGGTGATGCAGATTATACCAAAACAGTATTAGATGAATTGGGAGAAATTGGCTTTTGGAAGATTGCCATGAAACCAGGTAAGCCTTTTGCCTTTGGCAAGTTAGCTAATAGCGTATTTTTTGGTTTGCCGGGTAACCCGGTTTCAGCATTAGTTACTTTCCATCAATTAGCGCTGGTTGCTTTAACGAAAATGCAAAACGCCAAGCCGCTAACGCGTACCAGTTTACAAGTGAAATGCGTGAGTGATTTACGTAAATCACCAGGACGTATGGATTTTCAGCGTGGCATCTTGTCGGTGAATGAGCAAGGCGAGACTGTGGTGGCATCAACTGGCTCACAAGGCTCAGGAATATTGTCGAGTTTGGCGCAAGCTAACTGCTTTATTGTTTTAGCAAGCGAGCAGGGTCATGTAAGTGCGGGTGAAACAGTGTCAGTACAATTATTTGACCATTACCTGCACTAA
- the hemL gene encoding glutamate-1-semialdehyde 2,1-aminomutase has protein sequence MNKSEQLFTQAQKIIPGGVNSPVRAFNGVGGNPCFIKRAEGVYIYDADDKAYIDYVGSWGPMILGHNHPAILQAVMNTAQNGLSFGAPTELEITMAEKVRELVPSMESLRMVSSGTEATMSAIRLARGYTGRDKILKFEGCYHGHADSLLVKAGSGALTMGVPNSPGIPADFAKHTLTVSYNNLDEVKEIFAKYAEEIACIIVEPVAGNMNCIPPVAGFLEGLREVCNQYGSVLIFDEVMTGFRVALGGAQAHYNIKPDLTTLGKVIGGGMPVGAFGGKQEIMDYIAPVGPVYQAGTLSGNPIAMAAGLAALNELSQGDKHEQLSAATEKLAMGFKAAAERNGVSLSINYVGAMFGFFFTDEEQPISSYQQATECDGEKFKQFFHLMLDEGVYLAPSAFEASFLSTAHTDEIIEKTLAAADKCFAQL, from the coding sequence ATGAATAAATCAGAACAATTATTTACTCAAGCACAAAAAATTATCCCAGGTGGGGTTAACTCACCTGTTCGCGCTTTCAATGGCGTTGGCGGTAACCCATGCTTTATTAAGCGCGCAGAAGGCGTTTATATTTATGACGCTGATGATAAAGCTTATATCGATTATGTTGGCTCTTGGGGTCCAATGATTTTAGGACATAACCATCCAGCAATTTTACAAGCCGTGATGAATACTGCACAAAATGGCTTAAGCTTTGGCGCACCAACTGAATTAGAAATTACCATGGCAGAAAAGGTACGTGAACTTGTACCGTCAATGGAATCTTTACGTATGGTAAGCTCTGGTACTGAAGCAACAATGAGCGCTATTCGCTTAGCCCGTGGTTACACAGGTCGCGACAAAATTTTAAAATTTGAAGGTTGTTACCATGGTCATGCAGACTCTTTACTAGTTAAAGCAGGCTCAGGCGCATTAACTATGGGTGTACCTAACTCTCCAGGTATTCCAGCAGACTTTGCTAAACACACCTTAACGGTAAGCTATAACAACCTAGACGAAGTTAAAGAAATCTTTGCCAAATACGCAGAAGAAATTGCTTGTATTATTGTTGAACCAGTAGCAGGTAATATGAACTGTATTCCACCTGTTGCAGGCTTCTTAGAAGGTTTACGTGAAGTATGTAATCAATACGGTAGCGTACTTATTTTTGATGAAGTGATGACAGGTTTCCGTGTTGCTTTAGGTGGCGCACAAGCACACTACAACATCAAACCTGACTTAACCACCTTAGGTAAAGTTATTGGTGGTGGTATGCCAGTAGGCGCTTTTGGCGGTAAACAAGAGATTATGGATTATATCGCCCCGGTTGGCCCTGTTTATCAAGCAGGTACCTTATCAGGTAACCCAATTGCTATGGCAGCAGGTTTAGCGGCATTAAATGAATTATCACAAGGTGATAAGCATGAGCAATTAAGCGCAGCAACAGAAAAACTTGCTATGGGCTTTAAAGCAGCAGCAGAGCGTAATGGTGTTAGCTTAAGTATTAACTATGTTGGTGCTATGTTTGGTTTCTTCTTTACTGATGAAGAGCAACCAATTTCAAGTTATCAGCAGGCAACTGAATGTGACGGTGAGAAGTTCAAACAATTCTTCCACTTGATGTTAGATGAAGGGGTTTACTTAGCGCCATCAGCGTTTGAAGCAAGCTTCTTATCTACTGCACATACCGATGAAATCATCGAGAAAACACTCGCTGCCGCAGATAAGTGCTTCGCACAGCTTTAA
- a CDS encoding aspartate carbamoyltransferase: protein MMKFQGSHILSVSQFDRDAIAKILQVSAQMAPYASRQKRCHVLDGAILSNLFFEPSTRTRVSFGTAFNLLGGFVRETVGQENSSLSKGESLYDTAQVISGYSDVIAMRHPKMHSVEEFAQGSTVPVINGGDGANEHPTQALLDLFTIQSEMMHYNKGLDGLNIVLMGDLKHGRTVHSLSKLLILYNNVKVTMVSPKALQMPDSVISTLTNAGHEVVITEEMAGNLKSDVIYQTRIQQERFASKDEADLYRGHFSLNRSIYKQYCQENTVIMHPLPRDSRPEANELDTDLNDLDNLAIFRQAQNGVLVRMALFALTLGVEDQLTQYEKPVNWYTNKMIK, encoded by the coding sequence ATGATGAAATTCCAAGGCAGTCATATACTGTCAGTCTCTCAGTTCGATCGTGATGCTATCGCTAAAATTCTACAAGTTTCAGCGCAAATGGCGCCCTACGCCTCAAGACAAAAGCGTTGTCACGTGCTTGATGGCGCGATTTTAAGCAACCTATTTTTTGAACCTAGCACCCGTACTCGTGTTAGCTTTGGCACCGCATTTAACTTACTCGGCGGTTTTGTTAGAGAAACCGTAGGCCAAGAGAATTCTTCTTTAAGTAAAGGCGAGTCACTTTATGATACCGCGCAAGTAATCAGTGGCTATTCTGATGTTATCGCTATGCGTCACCCAAAAATGCATTCCGTTGAAGAATTTGCTCAAGGTAGTACTGTGCCCGTTATTAATGGCGGTGATGGCGCTAATGAGCACCCAACACAAGCGCTGCTTGATTTATTCACCATACAATCTGAAATGATGCACTATAACAAAGGGTTAGACGGCTTAAATATTGTGCTTATGGGGGATTTAAAGCACGGTAGAACGGTACACTCTTTATCTAAACTATTGATTTTATACAATAATGTTAAAGTCACTATGGTGTCACCAAAAGCATTGCAAATGCCAGATAGCGTGATTTCAACCTTAACTAATGCAGGCCATGAAGTGGTGATTACCGAAGAAATGGCCGGTAATTTAAAGTCTGATGTTATTTACCAAACTCGTATTCAACAAGAACGTTTCGCCAGCAAAGATGAAGCCGATTTATACCGTGGTCATTTCAGTTTAAATCGCAGTATTTATAAACAATATTGTCAAGAAAATACCGTAATTATGCACCCGTTACCTAGAGATTCACGCCCAGAGGCGAACGAGTTAGATACCGATCTTAATGACTTAGATAATCTTGCCATCTTCAGACAGGCGCAAAATGGTGTATTAGTGAGAATGGCACTATTTGCTTTAACTTTAGGTGTTGAAGATCAATTAACGCAATACGAAAAGCCAGTAAACTGGTACACAAACAAAATGATTAAATAG